DNA from Salvelinus sp. IW2-2015 unplaced genomic scaffold, ASM291031v2 Un_scaffold3447, whole genome shotgun sequence:
CAAGGGTTAAAGTTCAGAGTTCATAGTTGAGTGTCTGTTTCCTCGTTAAGACTGTGTGGAGGTCAGCTGTGCTACTCGCTGAGGACTGAGGTAAAGGACACAGGCCTACGTTTCCCAAGTGCCTTAGCTGCAACACCATAGAGTCTAGTCACTACAAATCCCAGGTGCCTTTGCAGTAGCATAGCTTTATAGCGTCCAGAGTGTGGCTGGCTGGGCAGCCCAGCCTCCCGTTCCTCATAAGGCATGTTAACCAAGATACATCAGCTAGTCATAGTGCATTTCAGTGTGGCTGTAGTTTAGTTCTGTACATCATCTGGACCATGACTCTCCAGTGTAGATTCAACCTTTAAAACAACTCTCTGAAGTCAGAAGGTTCTATAGATCAGAGTCTGCTGTAGGCTACAGGGTCAGTCTCTTCTCTGGCAGTGGGTTAGTCTGCTAGTAGGGAGAGAACCACAGACAAAGTGGGCAAAGGAAACCGCTGTCTGCTATTTATCTGTTTGTTCTTCTCGTTCGTTCTCTCCAGCAGATAGTGGATCTAGTAGTGGGTTTGGGGGCAGGTTTGCTTTATAAAGCCACCCGGTTCatatcttcccctctccctctttctctccctctctcctcacaccaCCGTCTCATTGCCCTTGCCAGGTTTTATCCAGCTGTCCCCCGGTGCCCGCTTGCCCCTCCCTGCCCGGCCGTCCCTCCACAGCCGGGCAGAGCAGCGTTTCCAGGTGTGGAGGGTTTTGGCCGACCAGATCCACATGCCCGACGTGATGCCCACCAGCAGAGACATAAAGATCCTCAGCATCTCTGCTGCCACGTATGAGTCCATGGCACTGGCCCTGAAGTCCCCCCAGTGGGACAGCTGGTAGAGGTAGCAGCCTATCACGGTGGACGCAGGTACCATGTACAGCACAGAGAACACCCCGATCTTCACCATCAGACGCTCCAGCTTGTCCGTCTTGGCCCCGTCCTTCTGCAGGTTGGAGCGGATCTTAAACAGGGCCACCAGGCCGGCGCAGATGAACAGTGTCCCGATGAGGAGGTAGGTGGCGAGCGGGGCGACCACGAAGCCCGTTAGGGCCTCTTGCTGTAGGTTACCCACGTAGCAAAGCCCCGTGAGGTCATCAGCATCTACTAGTCGCATGATGAGGATGACGATGGTCTTGACGGCGGGGATGGCCCAGGCTGCTATGTGGAAGTAGGAGCTGTGCATTTCGATGGCCTCGTGACCCCACTTTAACCCTGCAGCCAggaaccaggtcagagtcagaatcacccacctgggaggaggcagagagagagagagacgggttacAGAGCTGGAAGTCCACTGTTCTAACGGTTTCATTCAAATCTATTGCTTAGAGTGTAATACTtttggccagtgtgtgtgtgtgtgtgtgtgtgtgtgtgtgtgtgtgtgtgtgtgtgcccaccaCAACGAGGAGGCCATGCCAAAGAAGTAGAGCAGGAGGAAGACGATGGCACAGCTGGTACTCTTTAACCCCTCCTGTACCAGAACAGGTACCGCTGCCTCCTCCAGGTCACAGGACACACGCTCCCGACCCAGAGTCAGGCGCacctacagggagacagacagacacaggggtCATCCAGGAGACCAGGGGTCATCCAAGAGACCAGGGGTCATCCAGGAGACCAGGGGTCATCCGGAGACCAGGGGTCATCCAGGAGACCAGGGGTCATCCGGAGACCAGGGGTCATCCAGGAGACATCGGGTCCTCCAGGAGACCAGGACATACTCTAGcatgttgcaccctcgacaaccactgtgattattattatttgaccctgctggtcatctatgaacatttgaacatcttagccaagttctgttataatctccaacccggcacagccagaagaggactggccacctctcagagcctggttcctctctaggtttcttcctaggttcctgcctttctagggagtttttcctagccaccgtgcttctacacctgcattgcttgctgtttggggttttaggctgggtttctgtagggcactttgtgacatcggctgatgtaaaaagggctttataaatacatttgattgattatctTCATTCCTCATCTCTACTGGTAGCTGAAAGGACTGGGCAGTTTTACAACAAACTGCTTCCACCTCTCATATTAGTGATCATGGAGGAGGCTAGTTTAAATTATTGAGAAACAGCCAAGGGCTTTTAAACTGATTTTAATCATGTCAGTCAGGGGtcggcaaccctgttcctggagtccTTCAGGTACTGCTGGATTTTGTTCAAACTAGGCACCACACCGGACCAACAGAACTAACTGATCAGTTCAGTGGTTGCCTAAATTCAGCACACCTGCAACACTCCAGGAGCAGTGTTGCCGACCCCCTCTAAGTCCTATGTCCTCACCAGGTAGGCCACGCTGTAGAGGTTGGAGCACATGGAGAGGAAGATGATGGGTCTCTCGGGGTAGGAGAAGCGTGTTGAGTCCAGGAGGAAGGTGAGGACGGTCAGGGTGGTAGAGAGGAAACACAACACTGCCCATACTGCCATCCACACGTCTGTAAACACCTTGGCCCCGCGCCGGTACAGCCCCGCGTCATACCCACACTGCAGTGCACAGCTGTGGCTCCGCCTCACCCAGGCATACTGGTCTGGCCCGGCCCCCAGGGCCTGGCACTCCTCCTCCTGKGGGGGCAGGGGTCGGACSGGGTGGWARGGGGCSTCCTCRTCCCCCGGACCCTCCATACACATGTGGTTGTGGTCGTTCTGAGGGGGGAACAGGCTGCAGTTGAGCAGCTCTGGCCAGACGAAGCCAAACTCTATTAGGACTGGCAGACACTTCCtcttgacagacagacacatgctgCCACACGGCCCGATGGGGATGGGAACCTTGTCTGTACACATGGGCACGTACACCGCACACAGgaagaactggagagagagacagagaggggttaTCTTTGCATATGTACACTTAATGAATTTCTAAAATGTTATGACGATTCTGTGTGCATTGCTCTGTCTGCTTTCCCTGTGTTACATCATGGTCCTTAGTCTGCTTCCTATTCTACTTTCAGACTACAACTGGAAATGAAAGGAACTGTGTTTTGGGTTTAGTCGGGAAAACCAGGCAACGAGCACAAAAGTTTGTGGTGAAACCTTTAGTGAATTTTAAAATCATTATTAAAGCCACTACAACAAAAACAGTTCATTTAATAGTCATACAGATAATGTGATGGAgagatttatttttatataactaagcaagtcagttaagaacaaaattctgatttataatgacggcctaccgaaaggcaaaatgcctcctgcggggacatgAAGGTCTGGGGTACTTTAACCGAGGGGGACAAACGTCCGGGGTACTTTAACCGAGGGGGACGAACGTCTGGGGTACTTTAACCGAGGGGGACAAACGTCTGGGGTACTTTAACCGAGGGGGACAAACGTCTGGGGTACTTTAACCGAGAGGGAAAAAAGGGACAAAACGTCTGGGGTACTTTAAACCGAGAGGGACAAACGTCTGGGGTACTTTAACACAGAGGGGGACAAACTCTACTTTCACTCTCGTCAGCATAGTTCAGTAAAGATAACTGTCTAGCCATAAACACACCATCTATACAAGTTAATGTATAggggctaagtgtgtgtgtgtgtgggggggggggggggggggctaccgtGTGGTGGGGGGAAGCGCAGGGCAGcactgtgagactgtgagagatgATATCAGTGATGTTTCTCTCTGTTGGAGCTGTGATACTGTTCTCTAGCTGGACTGGAGAAGGCTTGTTTTCCTCCCCCAGGTAACCCGAGTGCTGTTCACagccctgtgtgtggtgtgtgtgtgttgtggtgtgtgtgtgtgtgtggtgttgtgtgtgtgtgtgtgtgtggttgtgtgtgtgtggtgtgtgtgtgtgtgtgtgttgtgtgtgtgtaagaaagagCCTTATCTGTTGGGTGGTGACTTCTCACGGCCGTCAGTCCAGACCTCTCACACTGAACCACAAGAGACagacaaccacaccacaacacaacctaCACAACCCCATCATCACTCCAATAACCTATAGCATCcagacaaccacaacacaacctaCACAACCCCATCATCACTCCAATAACCTATAGCATCCAGACAACCACAAACTACACAACCTACACAACCCCATCATCACTCCAATAACCTATAGCATCCAGACTACTACAACTCCACAATAATACCACAAAAGCCCTTAAATACATTAGATTTGGAGTAATGGACTGAATGTATGTTAAATATATGTCCATGGTCAAGGTCAGGGATGCTCTTAGAGAAAGAGGAGCCAGTGGGTTGTTGTGTCTACAGACTATGGAGTGGTAAACCACAGGAAATGATCAACTGGATCCATTCATGCCATTGCCATCGAACCACACAAATAACTACTCATTGGGCATTTCAGTCAGGACAATAAAAACCTTTTGAGAAGGACAAAATGGGATGGATTTAATTTGCAGCTTCATGGCGGTTCAGGCAGACAAGTGGCCTTACAAAGAGTAGTACTGAGGGCAGTATTGTTGTTACTCTATAGAGCTTGCCTGGCCCTCTCCTCGGATATATATTATATCACTGCCCCGTGCTGCTGAACCAAGACTGGATGGTCTCCCTGTGACTCTGTCatgtgctctctgtctccctctctccactgcctgCTCCAAAGCACAGCCCAGCCTGAGAACCAACatgtgctctctgtctccctctctccactgcctgCTCCAACGCACAGCCCAGCCTGAGAACCAACatgtgctctctgtctccctctctccactgcctgCTCCAACGCACAGCCCAGCCTGAGAACCAACATGTCTTTAGTCGGCTGGAGCAGCTAGAGAGAGAtgctttatttaacttttgtatattatctacttcacttgctttggcaatgttaacatatgtttggttcccatgccaataaatccccttgaattgagagagtatgtgtgtctgGGGAGGGGGTCTTgtattactatccttgtgggtaccagaaATCCctcaaagtccccacaaggatagtaaaataagGAAATGTCTCCCTTGTGGGGACAGTTCTCAAGACAAAggttattttaggcttagggcTAGGTTTGGGGTTACAattaggggttaggagttaggagttaggggttaggagttaggatgGCAGGTAACCTGGCGGTTAAGAGTATTAGGCCAGTAACTGAAGTGTTGCTgatttgaatccccgagctgactagggtgaaacaatctgttgatgtgcccttgagcaaggcacttaaccctaactgtaagtcgctctggatgagagtgtttgctaaatgactgaaatgtaaaataagGTTTGTTAGGTTTAgggatagttgtgtgtgtgtNNNNNNNNNNNNNNNNNNNNNNNNNGAGTGGATGGGTGAGGGTAGAGGGATGGATGGTGAGGGTAGAGGGATGGATGGGTGAGGGAtgagggatggatggggagagGGTAGAAAGAGAAGACTGTTGACAGCCCCTTGAGCCCCTCTTACGCTGCAAGCACATATGTTGTAACTAGCTAACTGCACCAGAAGGGAACCATCATCTGTGGACCCCAGTCTCTCTGAGCAgccattccaacacacacacacacacacacacaccacacacacacacacacacacacacacacacacacaacaccaacacacacacacaccacacacacacacaccacacacacacacacacacacacacttgccattCCAAGGAGTTCACATCCCTATTAATACCCTACTTCAAGGACTAAGGATTGGGCAATGATCCATGAGATGCTATCGGGTGACCGATACACACTAGTGTCACTCCTTCTGTCTGCAGGGTGTACTGGATAGAAAAATAACCCCTTATACAACATGTGTTGTGTCCTGGTCAATACAACAGTCCCATAGTAATAGAGTCTGTGTAATGTTAGGTAAATATGGGTATTTGTTTTAAACAGTTTATGTTTTGTCAATTGCGAACAATAAATGCATCAGAtggcttattattattatttgtatttattattatttttaataagtCGTGGTTGACTCTACTGTTGGCTTTGAGAAATGCATTGTATGACTCCAATTGACagtttattaaaaaatatgtgtgtgtgtgtgtagacattaTCTCCTTTCTGCACAATCACCTCAGCTTTTCCCACAGCcaccattcagacacacacattaaacacaccacacacacacacacacacacacacacacaccacagcaccctCCATCTCCACCACCCTGATAACCATCAGCTCCAGGGCGCTCACGCCATTGTTTCGCGCTCACACGTAATTACTCATGAGTTGACACAGGAGCGCACTGGCGGGCAGGGGGAGCGATCCATCATGTATGGCAGCGCGTGGAGGTCGTTTTTATTGCAACCAGTCAATTGTCACGTTAAATAACCCTGGACGAATCGCTTTACGGAAAACCAAGTGGCCTTGAATTTGGGCGCACAGACAAAAGCAGCGCGCTGAATCATGTTGTTCTTGTATTCTATTTGCTTTCTCTCTTGGTTGGATATATGAATAAATGACCAGTAGAAGACATGCAGCTCTTCAATAAGCTACCGCTCCCACCCCTGTGTTTAGGATGGTAGGGCATAACCCGTCGACATTTCAACCAGCATCCGGGGCGTCCCCGGGGCGTCATCACCCCaacgtaaacacacacaaagatagaGAGACTAGGCATTCCAGAACAAACAGAAAAGACAACAACGTTTCTCTATGCCCGTCTTGAGCAGGATGGACAAACACAGCCTTTAGTCTGGATGTCCAATAGCCTAGAGGTATCCAATGCAGCAGTATTACTGTACCATTACATCAgtattactgtacattacatCAATTTTAATGTCATAAACATTTTAGCTGAAGATTCGTCTGATTGGGATGTGCGCCTGTGGTGGAGATGCAGCATGTTTTAAAGACCatttgtgatttaaaaatacaaaaaaactatcGTGTTTCAGGGGCGAGACTGCCTTGTATTTCTAAAAATATGGCCAGTAAAAAATATGACCCACAGCCGGAATAAATGCTGTGGAGTCCGCTCATGAGAAGAGGGCCACAGGCAACTTTCCTCACTGAAACCCCGCCCTTCTGAGCGCTCTTCCGCCTGCTGATTGGCTTCTGAGATCTCCTGGCCGCTGGTTGGCTGTCCCTGGCGAGAGAGCTGGAGAATTCGCTCTTTACAGAGTGGGGCGGAGGCGCGCGGGCAGAACCCACAGAGCAGACAGCAGCCTCTTACCACAGCGCAAGACCTAACGGAGCTACTATACCGGGGAACTAGAACGGACAGGGCTCCAGGATGTCTCCGAGGTCTCGTGCGTGAAAAACCACAGAAGGAACTATCGAAACAGATACTGCAAAGCGAGGCAGGAGTTTGATTGCAAGGAAAATCTGGATATAACAGTTCATTTTATTATTGCTTTTGGATAAGTTGTTTCCAACTTCGCTTAACGGGTTGGAGTAGGTTACCAACTGTGCTTCCAGTGGAGGATTTCATATTGGCGACCGCGCATCTGAAGTGGACTAAAGTTTCCCCAGTACCCGGTGGACTACCCTACCAGGCAACGCCCGGAACCCGATCAATTGATAACTTTGGAACTTTTCCTCCTTGTGACAATGAGTCGGGCTGTGGACGCTCTTGCGGCGGtagcgctctctctcgcgctgctgtgcgttccaggacaccttGGTCTGGTGCGTGCGTTCGgcgaagagacagaggagatgacGTGCGACCCGATACGCATCGCCATGTGCCAGGACCTGGGCTACAACGTCACCAAGATGCCCAACCTGGTGGGCAACGTCCTGCAGTCAGACGCGGAGCTCCAACTCACCACCTTCACACCACTCATACAGTATGGCTGCTCCAGCCAACTGAaggtaaacacacaacacacacacacaccacacacacacacacacacacacacacacacacacacacacaaccaagatatgtcattctgcccctgaacaaggcagttaacccactgttccccgtatgccgtcattgtaaataagaatttgttcttaactgacttgcctagtttaaataaaggtaaaatatgaaaataaaagtgtgtgtgtgtgtgtatgcgcgccAACCTTCAACTGGCTGGAGCAGCCATACTGTATGAGTGGTGTGAAGGTGGTGAGTTGGAGCTCCGCGTCTGACTGCAGGACGTTGCCCACCAGGTTGGGCATCTTGGTGACGTTGTAGCCCAGGTCCTGGCACATGGCGATGCGTATCGGGTCGCACgtcatctcctctgtctcttcgcCGAACGCACGCACCAGACCaaggtgtcctggaacgcacagcagcgcgagagagagcgctaCCGCCGCAAGAGCGTCCACAGCCCGACTCATTGTCACAAGGAGGAAAAGTTCCAAAGTTATCAATTGATCGGGTTCCGGGCGTTGCCTGGTAGGGTAGTCCACCGGGTACTGGGGAAACTTTAGTCCACTTCAGAGTGCGCGGTCGCCAATATGAAATCCTCCACTGGAAGCACAGTTGGTAACCTACTCCAACCCGTTAAGCGAAGTTGGAAACAACTTATCCAAAAGCAATAATAAAATGAACTGTTATATCCAGATTTTCCTTGCAATCAAACTCCTGCCTCGCTTTGCAGTATCTGTTTCGATAGTTCCTTCTGTGGTTTTTCACGCACGAGACCTCGGAGACATCCTGGAGCCCTGTCCGTTCTAGTTCCCCGGTATAGTAGCTCCGTTAGGTCTTGCGCTGTGGTAAGAGGctgctggtctgtctctgtgggtTCTGCCCGCGCGCCTCCGCCCCACTCTGTAAAGAGCGAATTCTCCAGCTCTCTCGCCAGGGACAGCCAACCAGCGGCCAGGAGAGATCTCAGAAGCCAATCAGCAGGCGGAAGAGCGCTCAGAAGGGCGGGGTTTCAGGTGAGGAAAGTTGCCTGTGGCCCTCTTCTCATGAGCGGACTCCACAGCATTTATTCCGGCTGTGGGTCATATTTTTACTGGCCATATTTTTAGAAATACAAGGCAGTCTCGCCCCTGAAACACGatagttttatttgtatttttaaatcacaaatGGTCTTTAAAACATGCTGCATCTCCACCACAGGCGCACATCCCAATCAGACGAATCTTCAGCTAAAGTGTTTATGACATTAAAATTGatgtaatgtacagtaatactgatgtaatgtacagtaatacTGCTGCATTGGATACCTCTAGGCTATTGGAC
Protein-coding regions in this window:
- the LOC112075884 gene encoding frizzled-4, with the translated sequence MSRAVDALAAVALSLALLCVPGHLGLVRAFGEETEEMTCDPIRIAMCQDLGYNVTKMPNLVGNVLQSDAELQLTTFTPLIQYGCSSQLKFFLCAVYVPMCTDKVPIPIGPCGSMCLSVKRKCLPVLIEFGFVWPELLNCSLFPPQNDHNHMCMEGPGDEXAPXHPVRPLPPQEEECQALGAGPDQYAWVRRSHSCALQCGYDAGLYRRGAKVFTDVWMAVWAVLCFLSTTLTVLTFLLDSTRFSYPERPIIFLSMCSNLYSVAYLVRLTLGRERVSCDLEEAAVPVLVQEGLKSTSCAIVFLLLYFFGMASSLWWVILTLTWFLAAGLKWGHEAIEMHSSYFHIAAWAIPAVKTIVILIMRLVDADDLTGLCYVGNLQQEALTGFVVAPLATYLLIGTLFICAGLVALFKIRSNLQKDGAKTDKLERLMVKIGVFSVLYMVPASTVIGCYLYQLSHWGDFRASAMDSYVAAEMLRIFMSLLVGITSGMWIWSAKTLHTWKRCSARLWRDGRAGRGKRAPGDSWIKPGKGNETVV